The Pedococcus dokdonensis region GGCGCTCAACGCGGCGTGGCGCCGCCTGACGGCCTTCCGGCTGGAGGCCGCGAGTCCTCGGCCGGAGACCGACGTGATCGTGGGTGTCCTGGACGCCGACGGCCGACTGGACCCGGACGCGTTGCGCGTCATCAGTGGCGAGTCCGGCTTCGCGGATCCACAGGTCGGTGCCGTGCAGCTCCAGGTGCGCATGATCAACCGAGGGATCGACCGCCCTGACGGCGACCATCCGGCGGCCTCAGGACGGTTGGGCCGCACGCTCGTCCTGTTGCAGGACCTCGAGTTCCGCACCGTCATCGCTGCGATGCAGCACTTCAGACACCGGATGTCGAGCGCTGGAATGGGCGGTAACGGTCAGTTCAGCCGGCTCAGCGCCCTCAACGCCGTGGCCGAAGGACATGACTCGCCGTGGCACGGATCCCTTTTGGAGGACTTCGAGTTCGGTCTGCACGTGCTCCTGGTCGGCCTGCGAAACAGCTACTGCCATGACGCCTGGGTGGCGCAGGAGGCGCTGCCTTCGGCCCGCAAGCTGATCAGACAGCGGGCCCGGTGGGCCCAGGGCGGTATGCAGTGTGCCAAGTACTTCCGGCGGGTGCTCACGAGTCCGTGGCTGTCCACCGCCGCCGCCATCGAGATCGCCTACTTCCTGCTCATTCCCTGGACCCAGATCCTGGGCAGTCTCGTCTACGCGGCGGCCTCCGTCGTCATGATCTACTTCGCACTCACCACGGTCGGCGGCCCGATCGCCTGGCTGACCCACGGAGCCTGGGGGATCATCCCGCTCGCGGTCCTGTTCGGGTTCCTTCCCCTGGCGATCTGGGCGCTTGCCTACAAGCTGCGCTGCGAGCCGGACACCTCGTGGCGTCGGACCCTCGCTCTGGCGGTCGGCTACTGGCTCTACACCTACCTCATGCTCCTCTCGGTCTGGAGCGGTCTGTTCAGACTCGTCCGGGGCAGAACGGGTGGGCGAAGACCCAGCGGGTGGCCGCCCAGTCCGATCCGGCCCGAGCGGCGTCACCGGGTGAAGCACCGACACCGGTCCACAGTTCCGCGAGTCCGCCCCGCGACCGCCCGTCCGTGGCTCCTGGGCCACCGCGGCACCGGGGGCCCTCACGCAGCTCTGCAGCCGCCGTCCGACTGCGCAGGCTGCTCCGACCGCGACCGGGCGAGCCACGCCCCCTGACGAGCACCCCGCCGACCAGTGCCCTGCGCTGAGCAACCGCCGTGGCGGCCCCGCCGTCCACCCCGACCCGCCGTCCACCCCGACCCGCCGTCCACCCCGACCCGCCGTCCACCTCGACCCGCCATCCTCACCGAGCCGAAAGCACCACCGCACCCATGCACCATGATCTGTCGCCCTCACCGAAACCCACCGCAGACAACGCGCCCCTCGTCCATGTCATCGTGGGCACCCGACCCGAAGCAGTGAAGGTCGCCCCGATGATGACGGCGATGCGACGGGCCGGTCTGAACCCGTTGCTGATCGACACCGGCCAACAACCGGGCAGAGTGGCCGAGGCGATCGCGCCCTTCGGCCTGACGCCAGACATCGGCCTCGACATCGAGCGCCGTGCGGGCTCGCTGCGCGAGCTGATCAACCTCGTCAGCGACGCTGTCGACCGCCTGCTCGACACGCAGCTGCCTGCAGCCGTGCTCGTGCAGGGCGACACCACCACAGCCATGGCGGTGGCTCTCACCGCACATCTGCGCCAGGTGCCGGTGGTGCATCTCGAAGCCGGACTGCGCACCGGTGACCCTCGAAATCCCTTTCCCGAGGAGACCAACCGCCGCCTGATCGCAGACCTCGCCGACCTCCACCTTGCCCCGACACCTCGCGCTGCGCGGGCGCTCGCGCTGGAGGGTCGCGACGGACACAGGGTGGTCGTCACAGGAAACACCGTGGTCGACGCGCTGGCCACGCTCCTGCCTGCCGCTCGCGCCCGGACCGCAAGCGCGCAGGACGGGCGCCTGATGCGCCACCTGGTGGTGACCGTCCATCGACGCGAGGCCTGGGGCGAGGGGGTGCGGACCGTGGCGGGCAGCGTTCGTGAGCTCCTGGCGCGATACCCCGACCTCCGGGCGTCAGTGGTCACGCACCCCAACCCCGTGGTCGCTGCCGACGTGGAGTCGGTCCTTGCGGGCACCGATCGCTGTGACCTGCTGCCTCCTCAGCCCTACGACGACATGTTGACCCTGCTGTGCAGTGCCGACGTCGTGCTCACGGACTCGGGAGGCCTCCAGGAGGAGGCGCCGTCGATCGGGGTTCCCGCAGTCGTGACGCGATGGACGACGGAGCGTCCCGAGGGAGTCGAGGCGGGCTGGGCCGACCTCGTCGGCCTCGATCGAGCCGCAATTCTCGAGGCCGTGTCTCGCAGACTCGATGATCCGACCCGCCCCGATACCGGCAATCCCTATGGCGACGGTGCGGCTGCCGACCGGTCGGCAGCCGCGGTCAGGTGGCTGCTCGGTGGAGGCGCCCGGCCCGAGGACTGGGCTGGCCCCGCGATGACTTCTCACGCCGATGATCTCGCGTCGACGCGCTAACGCCCTCCGCGTGATCCTGGCCGCAGTGCTCATCGCAGCGGCCGGCATCAGCGCGGTGCTCCTGATCCGGGGCCAGACCCCCCCGACGTTATGGGTGGCTCCCCTGCCGGGCCAGGATCCGTCCGAGGCTGCTCCCAAGGTGGTCCTGGGCGCAGACGACGTCCCGGCCCAGGCCGCTCTGCCCATGCTCGATCCGCTGACGATCCACATACCCGTTCTCGAGGTCAGCGGTCACATCGGTCTGGCCACCGTTGACGGCGACGGCGTACTGGACCCCCCGCACGTCTCCACCACCGTGGGGCTCTGGCCAGGATCGGCCTCGTTGGCCTCCGACACGGGTGAGGTCACCATCGCCGGCCACGTCAACTGGGCTGGAATGAGCCCGTTCACCTTCGGCAAACTGGCCTACCTCAAGCGTGGAAACACGATCTACACCAGCGATGCGTCCGGAAGGGTCACCCGCTGGAGGGTCGCCAGCGTGAGCGCCCGGGGCAAGTCCGAACCCGTCGACCACGGTGCCTTCCGGGGTGCTGTCGGGCCCCGAAGGCTCGCGCTCATCACGTGTGGCGGATCGTTCGACGCCGAGCGGAGGTCATATGTCGACAACGTCTACGTGTATGCCGACCCCGTGACGACTCCGCGGCAGGCAGCGAGGAAGGGTGTCACCGCACCGAAGAGTGCGACCGGAGCCCGCGGATGATGCGAAGTGACGGCCTGCGGGTGTGATATTCCGACCTCGACTTCGTCTCCGTCAGTGACGGGCCGACGGCGTGCACCCCTACCGCCGGGGCCAGTCCAGGCGAAACGTCTGCGGCTCTAAGTGGTCATCTGATTTGGAGAAATCATGGAATATGACGAACTCATGAGTGCCTTGAGTGACGACAGGATCAGCGACTTCCTGGTCGCGATGGAGCTCTCGGAGCTGGATCTGCCACACATCGTGCTGACTCGCGGTGACGACTTCGGAGTCGTCACGTACTCGGGCCCCTACCTGCATGCTGTGGACGCCTTGACCGCGGCCGAAGCCCAGCATCGGATCCAGGTCAACAGCGGTGGCGGTGATCTCACGTTTCATGTGGCGGCTCTCTATCCCGACGATGACCTCACCGACACGGACTGACTTCGAGCGCAGACCGAGCCAGCAGCAGCCTTGTGCCCTGCTGGACGATCGCGCCAGTCTCCCCCTGCCACCTCCCAGTCCGGCACAGCACGGAGCAACCACCCACCCATGCACGTTTCAGACCCGTTCTTCTTCAGGGTGCACCGCCTCAGCCCGACTCGACCTGCCAGCACCAGCAGCCAGGCCATGCCTGCATGCAGCTACACCGCCACTGGCTGGCCACCCCGCGACATGATCGTCGAGACCCAACCACGTCAGGGGACCACGTCCATGGACCAGGCCGTGACGCGCACCCTCGCAGCTGTGGACGCGCTGCTCTCCTGCGCTGAGGGAACGCCGCCCGGCCCGGATCGTCTTCAGCTGGCCAACCTCCTGCTGCGTGTCCAGGGCGATCTGGTTACCCACGGCGCCAAGACCTTCCAGGTGCCCGGCGAGATTCCCGCCCCCCTGTCGAGTGCGGTGGGATCGGCCCTGTTGGCGCTGGAGGACCTGGCCCCACTGCCCGGTCGCAACGACCTGCAGGAGCGGGTGGCCGAGCTGCGATCGGCGGTCCAGGGCGCCCGGCTGCACTAGCAGCGACACCACGGCACTCTGCGACCCGAGCCCATGACACCTGTCTACCCAGCCACCTCCGCAGCCCTGGTGGCGCTTCTCCTGGCCGTCGTCTCGCTCATCCTGGGCTCCAGCACGGCGGTGCTGCTGCTGTTGCGTCGCCCGGGAGGCACGGCCGCGTCCATGGTGCTGGTGCTGTCGATGGTCTGCGCGGGGGTCTTCGCGTCGTGGGCGGACCAACCGTGGTGAACGGGTGTGACGCGACGGCCGACCAGCCCGGCGGCCGCCGGTGGAGTAATGGTCGAGGACGTCGTCCGTCCTTCTCGGTGTGACAGCCCCGCGAGGATCGGACCTCGTGGCCGGACGTCGTCACCCCCGCCAGGAAAGGCCAGGACTGCTATGAGTGCCACCATCGTGACCCGCCTCCGTCAGAGCCAGCGACTGGCAGCCGCGCTCGACGCAGTCGTCGAGGCCGAGGCTCGAGCGGAGGCTGCCGAGGTGCGACTGGAGCGGGTGCGGGCCATTCTCGTCGCCGCCCTCGTGGAGCACCGCAGCACCATCACGCACGCGGAACCGGCCTTCGGCCGGATGCTGCCGTGCAGCGCCAACGCGCGGGTCGCCGCCGCCTTGAGTGCCGCCACGGCCGACGACCGCCAAGGCCGGTGAGAGGAGTCCGGGTTCGGGTCGCGCTGCGGCTGACCACCGTGGCGGTGCTGGTCGTCGGGGTGGTCGGGTTCGCGGTGGTCGGGGCCGCGGGTGCGGCACCGGCGCCGAAAGACAGCGGAAAGTACGGTGGTGGCCGGCAGTCGACCTTCGACGAGCAGGGTCTGCCCGCGGACGAGCTGGAACGACAGCTCGCGGCGGGACGACGGCTCCAGACCAGCATCGCTGCCACGAACCGTCAGCTCGCAATGGCGACCGCTCGACTGAAGGTCGTCTCCGATCATGCCAACGAGGTGCTGCAGGCCTACGCCACCGCGGTCGAGCAGGCACAGCTGGCCCATGCGGAGAAACAGCACCAGCTGGCCATCGAGCGAGCGCTGAGCGCCCAGCTCGCCCGTGACCGCCGGACCCTTGCGGACGTGGCCTACCGGATCTACGCCGACGGCGAGGGTGCCTTGGGCGACCTGGGGAGAATGATCGACCTGTTGGGTGCCTCGCCGCAGGAGGCGTCCGGCACCGCCGCTCAGCTGGCATACCTCGGCGACCGCCGGGGCGACGCGGTGCGGCAGCTGCAGGCCACGGTGCAGGCGCAAGCGGCTGCGGCGCGAGCGGCTGATGCCGCCAGCGACAAGGCCGAGACTTCGGCTCAGCGGGCCGCGGCAGCCAAGCGGGAGGTGGAGGCGGCGGTCGCCGACCAACGACGCGAGCTCGACGTCCTCCGCGACCGCTATGCCACGCAGGTGGCCGAGTCCGGCCCCATCGCCGGCTTGCTCCTCGGGAGCAGCGACCGCAAGGCCGCTGCCCTGTCGCGTGAGCTGATGGCGGCCGGGGCCGATGCGGGTGCGCTCGGCAGTGGCGCGCGGGTGCCCTGCAGCGCGAATGTCGGCGCCTACCCCAACGGGCAGTTCCCCGAGAGCGCACTCTGCCCCTCTACGGCGCGAAGAACCAACGCCTGCGCCCTGCTGCAGCCGCGGCGTTCAACGCGATGAGCCGCGCCTACCTGCGCGACACCGGCTCGCCGCTGTGCGTCACGGACTCGTACCGGTCCTACGACGAGCAGGTCAGGATCAAGGCAACCCGTGGGCGATGGGCGGCAACGCCGGGCACCAGCAACCACGGCCGCGGTCTCGCGGTCGACCTGTGCGGCGGGGTCGCGAGCTTCGGCTCGCCAGCCCACCTGTGGCTGCGCCAGAACGCCCCCCTCTACGGCTGGTTCCACCCCGCCTGGGCGGAGCCGTCCGGGGCGCTGCCGGAACCATGGCACTGGGAGTATGCCGCCTGAGGACACGATCGCCTGCTCGCACCTCGGCGACGGCTCAGGCCCGCTGGTGACGGTGGCGGGTGTGGATCACGTCGGCGATGCGGCTCAGCCAGCCGCTGATCCGGTGCGTCGGGTCGGGCGCCGGGCCAGCCGTGGGCACTGCGCCGTCGACCGGCCGAGCCGCGTCGGCGCGACCGCCTGCGACACAGTCGCCGACCCCGCCGGGCGGTAGGCGGGGAGTCTCGAAAGGAGGGTAGATGGCGGCCACGTGGAAGGTGACCTCCCCGACTCCGCCGGCCGCACGCTCCACCCGGTTCTGGATCTCGGCGGCCATCAACGCCTCGAGCGCCGAAGGATACGGTCCGGAGAAGGAGTCGACATCGGCGCCGGGCGCTCGGCAGATCACCACGTGCGGCAGGTCGATCTCGGAGGCCTCGAGGTCGTAGAGCAGCCTCGTGAAGTTCCAGGGGTCCCGTGCCTGCGGTTCGCCGAGAGCGTCGTGATCGGGCATCGGCGCACCTCCGGGAGCAGGTCTGGCGAGGGCAGTTCGACGTGCTGGCGATCGCGGCACGTGCGCGTCCACCGACAAGCAAGATCGCAGCGCGGCGCACGGCAGCGCTCGTGCACGCCGACAAATCTGCGGTTGCCGATCGTGCTGCGGGACAACCCGAGATTCCCGTCCGCACCTCGAGCGCCGCCACCCCCGGAGCAATCTGGGCCGCGCCGTGTAATGCGGCCCGCCCAGGCCCGTCTCTAGGAAGCAAGGGCGGCCGCCGACCGCGCCCCGCGCACCAATCTCCGTTTCCGGTCGGCACCAGGATCCAAACCCGACGATCCACCGTCGCCCGCTGGCGCGGGCGACGTGATCAGGAAAGTGAAGCAATGACACACGTAGCCCCACCCCACCCGACAAGAACTGGGAGATCGTCCATGTCTTCTCGACCCGCGACACGGCGTCGCCTCCCGGCGGCGCCGGTGCGGATCCTCAGCGGCATCGCGCTCGCGGCCGTGACCGCAGTGATGTTGACGTCCGCGCCGGCGGGGGCGGCGACGCCTGGAGCGATCTCGGGCACCGTGTTCGAGGATGTCGCGGGCACGGCGAGTGCGAGCACCGCCAACGGAATCGCCGGCGTGAGCGTCTCGCTGTGGTCCGACAGCGACGGCGATGGTGTGCTGGGCGCCGGTGACACGCTGGTCACCACCACCACGACCGCAGCGAACGGGTCCTACACCTTCACGGGCACAACCACGGGCGCGCAGTACTTCGTGACGTCCGCTGCGCCGACCCGCAATGCGGCCGGCACCACGGGGATGGTGGGGGAGCAGACCTACGCCTCGAGCAACGCGACCGCGCTCGGCGCGCCGGGCGCGGTGCGCGCCTCCTGCGTGCGCGGCACCCCCACCCCGGTGGCCACGACGCTGGCTGCGAGTGGCCCGTGTTACGGAGGTCGGGCGCCGGCGTCCGCTGACGTCCCGACGTCGGCGACCGGCGCGCGCACCGTCACCGCGGTGACCCAGAGCTCGGCTGGCGTGGACAACGTCAACTTCGGGTTCAGCTTCAACGTCGTCACCAACACCAACGACACCGGGCAGGGCTCGGTGCGGCAGATGATGGCGAACTCGGAGGTCTACCCGGGCGGCAACACGATGCGGTTCGTCCCGGCGGTCGCGCCGACGGACAGCAGTGGCGCGGGGTCGTGGTGGACGGTTCACCTGGTCGACTCGACCTCCAACGGCAGCACGCAGGTGACGCTGCCGATCGTGACCCAGGACCTTGTTCTGGACGGCACCGCACACAGCAACGTCGACGGCAGCACCGTCGTCGACACCGCACCCGGCACCGTGGTCGACCCGAACACCTCCGTCGGCACCGGCAGCGACACGGTGGGCTCGATCCCGCGCCCCGAGCTGGTCCTCTCGCTGGAGAACGCCCGGTTGGTGAACACCGCGGTCGGGGGCTGGGTCACGATCAGCTGCCGTAGCGCGTCCGCCGACCTGACCCTCAACGGGATCTCGTTCGTCAAGGGCGCCAACGGCGACCCCAACCTCGGCTCCTACAGCCAGGTCGAGTCCAGCTGCCGGCTCACCGCGACGAACAACGTCTTCGGCGCCACCCCCGACGGCGCGCCATCCACCGACACCGTCAACACCAACCTGCTGGTCAACAGCGGAACCTACAGCCATGGGGCTTACGCGATCGACCACAACTACTTCACCCGCGGCTCGTACGGCCTGGTCGTGCGGCCCGGCTCCCCGACGGT contains the following coding sequences:
- a CDS encoding glycosyltransferase family 2 protein, which encodes MIGLDVVNGLAVVLCVVFISYVFAILLPFMRRTVASTGDPDRYEWHFIIPCLDEEAVIESSVAQLRRDHPAAHLWCIDDDSADSTGTILARLQAGDPQIHLVSRRAPDARQGKGEALNAAWRRLTAFRLEAASPRPETDVIVGVLDADGRLDPDALRVISGESGFADPQVGAVQLQVRMINRGIDRPDGDHPAASGRLGRTLVLLQDLEFRTVIAAMQHFRHRMSSAGMGGNGQFSRLSALNAVAEGHDSPWHGSLLEDFEFGLHVLLVGLRNSYCHDAWVAQEALPSARKLIRQRARWAQGGMQCAKYFRRVLTSPWLSTAAAIEIAYFLLIPWTQILGSLVYAAASVVMIYFALTTVGGPIAWLTHGAWGIIPLAVLFGFLPLAIWALAYKLRCEPDTSWRRTLALAVGYWLYTYLMLLSVWSGLFRLVRGRTGGRRPSGWPPSPIRPERRHRVKHRHRSTVPRVRPATARPWLLGHRGTGGPHAALQPPSDCAGCSDRDRASHAP
- the wecB gene encoding non-hydrolyzing UDP-N-acetylglucosamine 2-epimerase, which encodes MGTRPEAVKVAPMMTAMRRAGLNPLLIDTGQQPGRVAEAIAPFGLTPDIGLDIERRAGSLRELINLVSDAVDRLLDTQLPAAVLVQGDTTTAMAVALTAHLRQVPVVHLEAGLRTGDPRNPFPEETNRRLIADLADLHLAPTPRAARALALEGRDGHRVVVTGNTVVDALATLLPAARARTASAQDGRLMRHLVVTVHRREAWGEGVRTVAGSVRELLARYPDLRASVVTHPNPVVAADVESVLAGTDRCDLLPPQPYDDMLTLLCSADVVLTDSGGLQEEAPSIGVPAVVTRWTTERPEGVEAGWADLVGLDRAAILEAVSRRLDDPTRPDTGNPYGDGAAADRSAAAVRWLLGGGARPEDWAGPAMTSHADDLASTR
- a CDS encoding class F sortase encodes the protein MILAAVLIAAAGISAVLLIRGQTPPTLWVAPLPGQDPSEAAPKVVLGADDVPAQAALPMLDPLTIHIPVLEVSGHIGLATVDGDGVLDPPHVSTTVGLWPGSASLASDTGEVTIAGHVNWAGMSPFTFGKLAYLKRGNTIYTSDASGRVTRWRVASVSARGKSEPVDHGAFRGAVGPRRLALITCGGSFDAERRSYVDNVYVYADPVTTPRQAARKGVTAPKSATGARG
- a CDS encoding M15 family metallopeptidase, which translates into the protein MSRAYLRDTGSPLCVTDSYRSYDEQVRIKATRGRWAATPGTSNHGRGLAVDLCGGVASFGSPAHLWLRQNAPLYGWFHPAWAEPSGALPEPWHWEYAA
- a CDS encoding SdrD B-like domain-containing protein codes for the protein MSSRPATRRRLPAAPVRILSGIALAAVTAVMLTSAPAGAATPGAISGTVFEDVAGTASASTANGIAGVSVSLWSDSDGDGVLGAGDTLVTTTTTAANGSYTFTGTTTGAQYFVTSAAPTRNAAGTTGMVGEQTYASSNATALGAPGAVRASCVRGTPTPVATTLAASGPCYGGRAPASADVPTSATGARTVTAVTQSSAGVDNVNFGFSFNVVTNTNDTGQGSVRQMMANSEVYPGGNTMRFVPAVAPTDSSGAGSWWTVHLVDSTSNGSTQVTLPIVTQDLVLDGTAHSNVDGSTVVDTAPGTVVDPNTSVGTGSDTVGSIPRPELVLSLENARLVNTAVGGWVTISCRSASADLTLNGISFVKGANGDPNLGSYSQVESSCRLTATNNVFGATPDGAPSTDTVNTNLLVNSGTYSHGAYAIDHNYFTRGSYGLVVRPGSPTVAGTYQADHNYATGLTQAAYSIEGDHWTLSENYATDSRFGILVGTTAAQVGANLVTNNTVTDSTNGASVSSGNIRIRSSANTVSENVSTGATGTTPASGFGVGVDASATGNEITRNEFGGNAANAIDLDRDGVSLNSPDTAGSCTAAATSGANNNIARALIVAVTIDGSGTLDIGGVLCDDASTYRVEVYGVGGPSTGDIGTDGLRAGEGTSYLGAISGVTGGTFTGTFSGTGLAPGDLVSVIVIRTATGGVGAVGDTSEFSPTLVPLEVPAFPIAGHLGHGPMGWLTAAMLLALVLTLSHARARRASAPVGPAAAR